Proteins co-encoded in one Gleimia hominis genomic window:
- a CDS encoding DNA-directed RNA polymerase subunit beta', with protein sequence MIDANTFEKLHIGLASTEDILSRSHGEVKKPETINYRTLKPEKEGLFCERIFGPTRDWECACGKYKRVRYKGIVCERCGVEVARADVRRERMGHIELAAPVTHIWYFKGVPSRIGYLLDLAPKDLEKVIYFAAYMITEVDEDARHEDLPTLSNELEVERKHIEDKRDGAINQRAQALEEELAQMEADGATQNARDKARKAGEREMNQIRRGFEQRLERLEQVWDRFQSLKVGDLEGDEGIYRELQARYGIYFKGSMGAAAVQERLKNFDLEAEAAKLREVINTGTGQRKTRALKRLKVVNAFLTTDNKPESMVLDVIPVIPPDLRPMVQLDGGRFATSDLNDLYRRVINRNNRLKRLLDLNAPEIIVNNEKRMLQESVDALFDNGRRGRPVSGPGNRPLKSLSDMLKGKQGRFRQNLLGKRVDYSGRSVIVVGPSLKLHQCGLPKQMALELFKPFVMKRLIEKKYAQNIKAAQRKVDRQRPEVWDVLDEVIAEHPVLLNRAPTLHRLGIQAFEPQLIEGKAIQLHPLVCGAFNADFDGDQMAVHLPLGAEAQAEARILMLSSNNILKPSDGRPVTMPSQDMVIGLYHLTNDPDPRLEVPRDEEGHEVLPRYTSVSEALMAFDLGKVHLNQRIRLRLDNETIPPAGWEPQAGYREGDPIEVVTSLGRALFNQLLPVDYPFVDKLVDKKALGKIVNDLAERYPKVLVAESLDALKEAGFYWSTWSEITIAFSDLVSPSSKEAILAKYEEKAAKIQGDYDIGKITDDERYAGLVETWTEATREVADAMEDAFPARNTLYQMVSSGARGNWDQIRQVAGMRGLVSDPKQKLIERPIKSNYREGLSVLEYFIATHGARKGLADTALRTADSGYLTRRLVDVSQDVIVQEEDCGTRRGQTMTIATLDEDGVAHVADNVETTVYARTLASDAKDADGNVILEAGADVGDVAIEKLVAANITQIKVRSVLNCESAVGTCAACYGRSLATGKRVDIGEAVGIIAAQSIGEPGTQLTMRTFHTGGAASAADITQGLPRVQELFEARTPKGEAQMAEAAGVVSIDDSDPAVRKIIIKRDDGEADLVVETSRRQEPLVADGEHIGVGTKLTEGRLDPKKMLRIRNKSQTQRQLVNEVQEVYRSQGVDIHSKHIEVIVRQMLRRVTVLDDPGDTKLLPGQLVDEVEFKRVNRATVAEGGRPAAGRPELMGITKASLATDSWLAAASFQETTKILTEAAMNAKSDPLVGLKENVILGKLIPAGTGLARYRDIHVEPTPEAMANSDYVEADFQMGEVPEDFLASLNAIDFDAPFTEGE encoded by the coding sequence GTGATCGATGCCAATACATTTGAAAAATTACATATTGGTCTGGCAAGCACCGAGGACATCCTGTCCCGGAGCCACGGTGAAGTTAAGAAGCCGGAGACCATTAACTACCGCACCCTGAAGCCCGAAAAGGAAGGTTTGTTCTGCGAACGGATTTTCGGGCCTACTCGTGACTGGGAATGTGCGTGCGGTAAGTACAAGCGGGTGCGCTACAAGGGAATCGTGTGCGAACGCTGCGGGGTTGAAGTTGCGCGTGCGGACGTGCGTCGTGAACGCATGGGCCACATTGAACTGGCCGCCCCCGTGACCCACATCTGGTACTTCAAGGGCGTGCCTTCACGCATTGGGTACCTGCTGGACCTCGCGCCGAAAGACTTGGAGAAAGTCATTTACTTTGCGGCGTACATGATTACCGAGGTGGATGAAGACGCTCGCCACGAGGACCTTCCCACCTTGAGTAATGAGCTTGAGGTAGAGCGCAAGCACATTGAGGATAAGCGTGACGGCGCGATTAACCAGCGGGCGCAGGCTTTGGAGGAAGAGCTCGCGCAGATGGAAGCTGATGGCGCTACCCAGAATGCGCGCGACAAAGCGCGTAAAGCTGGCGAGCGGGAGATGAATCAGATCCGCCGTGGTTTCGAACAGCGCTTAGAGCGGTTGGAGCAGGTTTGGGATCGGTTCCAGTCCCTCAAAGTCGGGGATCTGGAGGGAGACGAAGGGATCTACCGCGAACTGCAGGCCCGCTACGGGATCTACTTCAAAGGATCCATGGGTGCGGCTGCGGTGCAGGAGCGGTTGAAGAACTTCGATCTAGAAGCCGAAGCTGCGAAACTACGCGAAGTTATTAACACGGGAACGGGGCAGCGGAAAACGCGTGCGCTCAAGCGTTTGAAGGTAGTGAACGCGTTCCTCACCACGGATAACAAACCGGAGTCCATGGTGCTGGACGTGATCCCGGTTATTCCACCGGACTTGCGGCCCATGGTGCAGCTCGACGGGGGGCGTTTCGCAACGTCTGACTTGAACGACCTGTACCGGCGCGTAATCAACCGCAATAATCGGTTGAAGCGGCTACTGGATTTGAATGCGCCCGAAATCATCGTGAATAACGAAAAGCGGATGCTGCAAGAATCCGTGGATGCCCTGTTCGACAATGGGCGCCGTGGTCGGCCCGTGTCGGGCCCGGGGAACCGTCCGCTGAAGTCCCTGTCCGACATGCTGAAGGGTAAGCAGGGGCGGTTCCGGCAGAACCTGCTCGGTAAGCGCGTGGACTACTCCGGTCGTTCTGTGATCGTGGTGGGCCCAAGCCTGAAGCTGCACCAGTGCGGTCTGCCCAAGCAGATGGCGTTGGAGCTGTTCAAACCGTTCGTTATGAAGCGGCTTATCGAAAAGAAGTACGCGCAGAACATTAAGGCGGCGCAGCGGAAGGTGGACCGGCAGCGTCCCGAGGTGTGGGACGTTCTCGATGAGGTTATTGCTGAACACCCCGTTTTGCTGAACCGTGCGCCCACGCTGCACCGTCTGGGGATCCAGGCGTTCGAACCGCAGCTTATTGAAGGGAAAGCAATTCAGCTTCACCCCCTCGTTTGTGGTGCGTTCAACGCGGACTTCGACGGCGACCAGATGGCAGTGCACCTGCCGCTCGGCGCAGAAGCGCAGGCTGAAGCGCGGATTTTGATGCTCAGCTCAAACAACATCCTCAAGCCGTCGGATGGCCGCCCGGTTACGATGCCTTCACAGGACATGGTGATCGGTCTGTACCACCTGACGAACGACCCGGATCCACGTCTGGAAGTGCCGCGCGACGAAGAAGGACACGAAGTGCTGCCGCGCTACACGTCCGTGTCGGAAGCACTCATGGCGTTCGACCTGGGCAAGGTGCATTTGAACCAGCGGATTCGCCTGCGTTTGGACAACGAGACGATTCCGCCGGCCGGTTGGGAACCGCAGGCGGGCTACCGCGAAGGGGACCCAATTGAGGTGGTCACCTCGCTGGGCCGCGCCCTGTTCAACCAGCTGCTACCCGTGGACTACCCGTTCGTGGACAAGCTGGTGGACAAGAAAGCGCTCGGCAAGATCGTGAACGACCTCGCGGAACGCTACCCGAAGGTCCTCGTAGCAGAATCCTTGGACGCACTGAAGGAAGCCGGTTTCTACTGGTCCACCTGGTCTGAGATCACGATTGCATTCTCCGACCTGGTTAGCCCCTCGTCGAAAGAAGCGATCCTCGCGAAATACGAAGAAAAAGCCGCGAAGATCCAAGGTGACTACGACATCGGTAAGATCACCGACGACGAGCGTTACGCCGGCCTGGTGGAAACGTGGACGGAAGCGACGCGCGAAGTGGCGGATGCCATGGAAGACGCGTTCCCGGCGCGGAACACGCTGTACCAGATGGTGTCGTCAGGTGCGCGTGGTAACTGGGATCAGATCCGCCAGGTAGCGGGTATGCGTGGTCTGGTGTCGGACCCGAAGCAGAAGCTGATTGAGCGGCCGATTAAGTCGAATTACCGCGAGGGCCTGTCTGTGCTGGAGTACTTCATTGCTACTCACGGTGCTCGTAAGGGCCTGGCGGATACGGCGTTGCGTACCGCAGACTCGGGTTACTTGACTCGGCGTCTGGTGGACGTGTCGCAAGACGTGATCGTTCAAGAAGAGGACTGTGGTACGCGCCGCGGGCAGACGATGACGATCGCGACCCTGGATGAAGACGGGGTGGCGCACGTGGCGGACAACGTGGAGACCACGGTGTACGCGCGTACTCTCGCGTCGGATGCGAAGGACGCGGACGGTAACGTGATCCTCGAAGCGGGAGCGGACGTTGGGGACGTGGCGATTGAGAAGCTCGTTGCGGCGAACATTACCCAGATTAAGGTCCGTTCTGTGCTCAACTGCGAGTCCGCAGTGGGGACCTGTGCGGCTTGCTACGGCCGGTCACTTGCCACTGGTAAGCGCGTGGACATCGGTGAGGCCGTGGGGATTATTGCCGCGCAGTCTATCGGTGAGCCCGGTACTCAGCTGACGATGCGTACGTTCCACACGGGTGGGGCGGCGTCCGCAGCGGACATTACCCAGGGTCTGCCGCGTGTTCAGGAGCTGTTTGAGGCCCGCACCCCGAAGGGTGAGGCGCAGATGGCGGAGGCTGCTGGCGTGGTTTCTATTGACGATTCAGACCCGGCGGTACGCAAGATCATCATTAAACGCGATGATGGGGAAGCGGACCTGGTGGTGGAGACGTCGCGGCGGCAAGAACCGCTGGTTGCGGACGGCGAACACATCGGTGTTGGCACGAAGCTCACCGAGGGCCGTTTGGACCCGAAGAAGATGCTGCGGATTCGGAACAAGTCGCAGACGCAGCGTCAGCTGGTGAACGAGGTGCAAGAGGTGTACCGCTCGCAGGGTGTGGACATTCACTCCAAGCACATTGAGGTGATTGTTCGCCAGATGCTGCGTCGCGTCACCGTGCTGGATGACCCGGGTGACACGAAGCTGCTGCCCGGCCAGCTGGTTGACGAGGTCGAGTTCAAACGCGTGAACCGCGCTACCGTGGCGGAAGGTGGCCGTCCGGCTGCTGGCCGTCCGGAGCTGATGGGGATCACGAAGGCGTCGTTGGCCACGGATTCGTGGTTGGCGGCCGCGTCGTTCCAGGAGACCACTAAGATCCTCACGGAAGCGGCGATGAACGCGAAGTCGGATCCGCTGGTTGGTCTGAAAGAGAACGTGATTCTCGGTAAGTTGATTCCCGCTGGGACGGGCCTTGCTCGTTACCGCGATATCCACGTGGAGCCGACGCCCGAGGCGATGGCGAACTCCGATTACGTGGAGGCGGATTTCCAGATGGGAGAGGTACCCGAAGATTTCCTCGCTTCTTTGAACGCGATCGATTTTGACGCGCCGTTCACGGAAGGTGAGTAG
- the rpsL gene encoding 30S ribosomal protein S12 has protein sequence MPTIQQLVRKGRSTKHAKVATPALKGSPQRRGVCTRVYTTTPKKPNSALRKVARVRLSTGIEVTAYIPGEGHNLQEHSIVLVRGGRVKDLPGVRYRIVRGSLDTQGVRDRQQARSKYGAKKEKK, from the coding sequence GTGCCTACAATACAGCAGCTGGTGCGCAAAGGACGTAGCACCAAGCACGCGAAGGTAGCCACCCCCGCGTTGAAGGGAAGCCCTCAGCGTCGTGGTGTGTGCACCCGCGTGTACACCACAACCCCGAAGAAGCCGAACTCCGCCCTGCGGAAGGTGGCGCGTGTGCGCCTGTCCACGGGTATCGAGGTCACGGCTTACATTCCCGGTGAGGGACACAACCTGCAGGAGCACTCCATCGTGCTCGTGCGCGGTGGTCGTGTGAAGGACCTCCCGGGTGTTCGTTACCGCATTGTGCGCGGCTCCTTGGACACGCAGGGTGTGCGTGACCGGCAGCAGGCGCGTTCCAAGTACGGTGCGAAGAAGGAGAAGAAGTAA
- the rpsG gene encoding 30S ribosomal protein S7, translating to MSRKGPAPKRPLVEDPVYGSKVVSQLVNRVLLDGKKSLAQRIVYGALEGIGSKTEQDPVVVLKRALDNIRPQLEVRSRRVGGATYQVPVEVRASRATTLALRWLVDFSRKRREKTMTDRLMNEILDASNGLGAAVKRREDVHKMAEANKAFAHYRW from the coding sequence ATGAGTCGTAAAGGTCCAGCTCCTAAGCGTCCGCTCGTTGAAGACCCGGTATACGGCTCGAAGGTCGTGTCGCAACTGGTGAACCGCGTGCTCCTCGACGGTAAGAAGTCGCTGGCGCAGCGGATTGTTTACGGTGCGCTCGAGGGCATTGGTTCGAAAACAGAGCAGGATCCGGTTGTAGTGCTCAAGCGTGCGCTCGATAACATTCGGCCGCAGCTTGAGGTGCGTTCGCGCCGCGTTGGTGGCGCAACGTACCAGGTGCCCGTGGAGGTGCGTGCTTCGCGCGCAACCACGCTGGCGCTGCGTTGGCTGGTGGATTTCTCGCGCAAGCGTCGTGAGAAAACCATGACGGATCGTTTGATGAACGAGATTCTCGACGCCTCCAACGGCCTTGGAGCCGCAGTGAAGCGTCGTGAGGACGTTCACAAGATGGCGGAGGCCAACAAGGCGTTCGCTCATTACCGCTGGTAA
- the fusA gene encoding elongation factor G: protein MGQQEVLTDLTKVRNIGIMAHIDAGKTTCTERILFYTGINYKMGETHDGAGTMDWMEQEKERGITITSAATTCYWKNHQINIIDTPGHVDFTVEVERSLRVLDGAVAVFDGKEGVEPQSETVWRQADKYNVPRICFINKMDKLGADFKYSLQTIRERLKATPIVITMPIGAEHDFEGVIDVLEMKALYFPEKDDKGNPTFGAIVEEREIPAELKDEAQEYHDAAIEAAAEANDELMEKYLDEGELSLDEVRKGIRDLTISSSAYPVYAGSAFKNKGVQPMLDGVLEYLPSPLDVEAVQGHVAGNEEEVITREADENAPFAALAFKVAVHPFYGKLTYVRVYSGKVESGSQVLNATKGKRERVGKLFQMHSNKENPVEVAHAGHIYAFIGLKDTTTGDTLSAQDKPVILESMTFPEPVIHVSIEPKSKADQEKLGVAIQKLAEEDPTFTVRLDDETGQTVIGGMGELHLDVLVDRMRREFKVEANVGKPMVAYRETIRKTVEKLEYTHKKQTGGSGQFARVICKFEPLEVDDENTYEFVNEVTGGRIPREYIPSVDAGIQDAMQTGVLAGYPVVGVKATLLDGAYHDVDSSEMAFKIAGVQVFREGARKASPALLEPIMAVEVRTPEEYMGDVIGDLNSRRGSIQAMEDAHGVKVVRAHVPLSEMFGYVGDLRSKTQGRAVYSMQFDSYAEVPKSVADEIIGKAHGE, encoded by the coding sequence GTGGGACAACAAGAGGTACTTACGGATCTCACTAAGGTCCGTAACATCGGCATTATGGCGCACATCGATGCCGGTAAAACTACCTGTACCGAACGCATTCTTTTCTACACCGGTATCAACTACAAGATGGGTGAAACCCATGATGGTGCCGGCACCATGGACTGGATGGAGCAGGAGAAAGAGCGCGGCATCACCATTACGTCAGCTGCGACTACTTGCTACTGGAAGAACCACCAGATCAACATCATTGACACTCCCGGTCACGTGGACTTCACGGTTGAGGTGGAGCGCTCCCTGCGCGTACTCGACGGTGCAGTAGCCGTATTCGACGGTAAAGAGGGCGTTGAACCTCAGTCGGAAACCGTGTGGCGTCAGGCTGACAAGTACAACGTGCCGCGCATTTGCTTCATCAACAAGATGGACAAGCTGGGTGCGGACTTCAAGTACTCACTGCAGACGATTCGCGAGCGCCTTAAGGCAACCCCGATCGTGATCACCATGCCGATCGGTGCGGAGCACGATTTTGAGGGCGTCATTGACGTGCTCGAAATGAAGGCCCTGTACTTCCCGGAGAAGGACGACAAGGGTAACCCCACGTTCGGCGCGATAGTGGAGGAACGTGAGATTCCAGCTGAGTTGAAAGATGAGGCACAGGAATACCACGACGCTGCGATTGAGGCAGCTGCCGAGGCAAATGACGAGTTGATGGAGAAGTACCTCGACGAAGGGGAACTGAGCCTCGATGAGGTACGCAAGGGAATTCGCGACCTCACGATCTCCTCATCCGCATACCCCGTGTACGCCGGTTCTGCGTTCAAGAACAAGGGTGTCCAACCGATGCTCGATGGCGTGTTGGAGTACCTCCCGTCGCCGCTGGATGTAGAGGCCGTGCAAGGTCACGTTGCGGGCAATGAAGAAGAAGTTATTACCCGTGAGGCGGATGAGAACGCTCCGTTCGCAGCGCTGGCATTCAAGGTTGCGGTACACCCGTTCTACGGCAAGCTCACCTACGTGCGCGTTTACTCCGGCAAGGTGGAGTCCGGCAGCCAGGTGCTTAACGCAACCAAGGGTAAGCGTGAGCGCGTTGGCAAGCTTTTCCAGATGCACTCGAACAAGGAAAACCCGGTTGAAGTGGCTCACGCAGGTCACATCTACGCATTCATTGGTTTGAAGGATACGACCACGGGCGATACGCTGTCGGCGCAAGATAAGCCGGTTATCCTCGAATCCATGACGTTCCCCGAGCCGGTTATTCACGTGTCCATCGAACCGAAGTCGAAGGCGGACCAAGAGAAGCTTGGGGTTGCGATCCAGAAGCTTGCGGAAGAGGATCCGACGTTCACGGTGCGTTTGGATGACGAAACCGGCCAAACCGTTATTGGCGGTATGGGTGAGCTTCACCTAGACGTGCTCGTTGACCGCATGCGTCGCGAGTTCAAAGTGGAAGCGAACGTGGGTAAACCCATGGTTGCTTACCGCGAGACGATCCGAAAGACTGTCGAGAAGCTCGAGTACACGCACAAGAAACAGACCGGTGGTTCCGGCCAGTTCGCGCGCGTGATTTGTAAGTTCGAGCCTCTCGAGGTTGATGACGAGAATACGTACGAGTTTGTGAATGAGGTCACTGGTGGCCGCATTCCGCGCGAGTACATTCCGTCGGTCGATGCGGGTATTCAGGATGCTATGCAAACTGGTGTGCTCGCCGGCTACCCGGTGGTGGGTGTCAAGGCTACGCTCCTCGACGGCGCGTACCACGACGTTGACTCATCGGAAATGGCGTTCAAGATTGCTGGTGTGCAGGTATTCCGCGAGGGTGCCCGCAAGGCTTCACCGGCTCTGCTTGAGCCGATTATGGCTGTTGAGGTTCGTACGCCTGAGGAGTACATGGGCGACGTTATTGGCGACCTGAACTCCCGTCGTGGGTCCATCCAGGCAATGGAGGATGCTCACGGTGTGAAGGTTGTACGGGCCCATGTGCCACTGTCGGAAATGTTCGGGTACGTTGGGGACTTGCGTTCTAAGACGCAGGGCCGCGCTGTTTACTCGATGCAGTTCGACAGTTACGCAGAGGTTCCCAAGAGCGTTGCGGATGAAATCATCGGCAAGGCTCATGGCGAATAG
- the tuf gene encoding elongation factor Tu → MAKAKFERTKPHVNIGTIGHVDHGKTTLTAAITKVLHDKYPELNDFTPFDQVDNAPEERDRGITINVSHVEYQTDKRHYAHVDAPGHADYVKNMITGAAQMDGAILVVAATDGPMAQTREHVLLARQVGVPTIIVALNKCDMVDDEEMLELVEEEVRELLDSQGYDGENAPIIHVSALKALEGDAEWVAAVEKLMETVDEYIPTPERDMDKPFLMPIEDVFTITGRGTVVTGRVERGKLPLNAEVEILGIRDPQKTTVTGIEMFHKAMDEAWAGENCGLLLRGTKREDVERGQVVAIPGSITPHTKFKGQVYILKKEEGGRHKPFFTNYRPQFYFRTTDVTGVIELPEGTDMVMPGDTTEITVELIQPIAMEVGLGFAIREGGRTVGSGRVTEVLS, encoded by the coding sequence GTGGCGAAGGCCAAGTTTGAGCGGACAAAACCGCACGTAAACATCGGTACCATTGGTCACGTTGACCACGGTAAAACTACGCTGACCGCGGCAATCACCAAGGTACTGCACGACAAGTACCCTGAGTTGAACGACTTCACGCCGTTCGATCAGGTGGATAACGCTCCCGAGGAGCGCGACCGTGGTATTACCATCAACGTGTCTCACGTTGAGTACCAGACTGACAAGCGTCACTACGCTCACGTGGACGCACCCGGTCACGCTGACTACGTGAAGAACATGATCACGGGTGCCGCACAGATGGACGGCGCAATCCTCGTGGTAGCTGCAACTGACGGCCCGATGGCTCAGACGCGCGAGCACGTACTGCTCGCCCGTCAGGTGGGCGTGCCAACGATCATCGTGGCGCTGAACAAGTGCGACATGGTCGACGACGAAGAGATGCTGGAACTGGTTGAAGAAGAGGTGCGCGAGCTCCTCGACTCCCAGGGTTACGACGGTGAGAACGCGCCGATCATCCACGTATCTGCTCTGAAGGCGCTGGAAGGCGACGCGGAGTGGGTAGCTGCGGTTGAGAAGCTCATGGAGACCGTTGACGAATACATCCCCACCCCCGAGCGTGACATGGACAAGCCGTTCCTCATGCCGATTGAGGACGTCTTCACCATCACCGGCCGTGGCACCGTGGTAACGGGCCGTGTTGAGCGTGGTAAGCTCCCGCTGAACGCGGAGGTCGAGATCCTCGGTATCCGTGATCCGCAGAAGACCACTGTTACCGGTATCGAGATGTTCCACAAGGCTATGGACGAAGCGTGGGCAGGCGAGAACTGTGGTCTGCTGCTGCGTGGCACCAAGCGTGAGGACGTGGAGCGCGGCCAGGTTGTCGCGATCCCCGGTTCCATTACGCCGCACACGAAGTTCAAGGGTCAGGTTTACATCCTGAAGAAGGAAGAGGGCGGTCGTCACAAGCCGTTCTTCACCAACTACCGTCCTCAGTTCTACTTCCGTACCACGGACGTGACGGGTGTTATTGAACTGCCTGAGGGCACCGACATGGTTATGCCTGGCGACACCACGGAGATCACGGTTGAGCTGATTCAGCCGATCGCTATGGAGGTCGGCCTCGGCTTCGCTATCCGTGAGGGTGGCCGTACCGTTGGTTCCGGTCGTGTGACCGAGGTGCTTTCCTAA
- the rpsJ gene encoding 30S ribosomal protein S10: MAGQKIRIRLKSYDHEVIDSSARKIVDTVQRAGATVVGPVPLPTERNVFVVVRSPHKYKDSREHFEMRTHKRLIDIIDPTPKAVDSLMRLDLPADVKIDIKL, from the coding sequence ATGGCGGGACAAAAGATCCGCATCCGGCTCAAGTCCTATGACCACGAGGTCATTGACAGCTCCGCGCGCAAGATCGTCGACACTGTGCAACGCGCCGGTGCGACGGTAGTGGGCCCGGTGCCGCTGCCGACTGAACGAAACGTCTTCGTAGTAGTTCGGTCGCCCCACAAGTACAAGGACAGCCGCGAACACTTCGAGATGCGTACACACAAGCGTCTCATTGACATCATCGACCCGACGCCCAAGGCAGTGGATTCGCTCATGCGACTCGACCTGCCCGCTGACGTGAAAATCGATATTAAACTCTGA
- the rplC gene encoding 50S ribosomal protein L3 encodes MTTDTKHAVAPVKALLGRKLGMTQAWDADGKVVPLTVVQVGTNVVTQVRTEETDGYTAAQIGFGEIDPRRITKPLAGHFKKAGVTPRRHLVEVRTSDADNYEVGQELAADIFEVGQKVDVSGNTKGKGFAGVMKRHGFGGASASHGAHRNHRKPGSIGACATPGRIFKGLRMAGRMGNKRRTVQNLRVFGVDTDKGLLLIKGAIPGPKNAVVLVRTAVKGA; translated from the coding sequence ATGACTACTGACACCAAGCACGCGGTTGCGCCCGTTAAGGCGCTACTTGGCCGCAAGCTCGGCATGACCCAGGCGTGGGACGCAGACGGTAAAGTCGTTCCACTCACGGTCGTGCAGGTGGGCACCAACGTCGTCACGCAGGTGCGCACCGAAGAGACTGATGGCTACACAGCCGCACAAATAGGCTTTGGCGAGATTGACCCTCGCCGCATTACAAAACCCCTCGCGGGACACTTCAAGAAAGCGGGTGTAACGCCGCGCCGTCACCTCGTGGAAGTACGTACTTCCGACGCGGACAACTACGAAGTGGGCCAAGAACTGGCTGCCGATATCTTCGAGGTTGGCCAAAAGGTAGACGTTTCCGGAAACACCAAAGGTAAAGGATTCGCAGGCGTTATGAAGCGCCACGGATTCGGTGGTGCTTCCGCTTCGCACGGTGCACACCGCAACCACCGCAAACCCGGCTCAATCGGGGCTTGCGCAACTCCCGGACGTATCTTCAAAGGCCTCCGGATGGCAGGCCGCATGGGGAACAAGCGGCGCACAGTTCAGAACCTGCGCGTTTTCGGTGTCGACACCGACAAAGGCTTGCTGCTCATTAAGGGCGCCATTCCTGGCCCCAAGAACGCCGTGGTGCTCGTGCGCACGGCCGTGAAAGGAGCGTAA
- the rplD gene encoding 50S ribosomal protein L4, with translation MANKVDVLDVEGKKVETAELPEQYFGRDVNVPLIHQVVKAQLAASRAGTAKAKTRGEVSGGGKKPWRQKGTGRARQGSIRAPQWTGGGVVHGPQPRSYAQRTPKKMKLGALYSALSNRADADRILVVTGFIAEDKISTKEARVAVDRLTAGERTLYVTFRGDDNNILSVRNLPNVHILYVDQLNTLDVMNSEYVVFHKTALEQFLAAKEGNK, from the coding sequence ATGGCTAACAAAGTTGACGTTCTAGACGTTGAGGGCAAGAAGGTTGAGACCGCGGAACTACCCGAACAGTACTTCGGCCGCGATGTCAACGTGCCCCTCATTCACCAGGTAGTGAAAGCGCAACTAGCCGCTTCCCGCGCGGGTACCGCCAAAGCGAAGACCCGCGGTGAAGTTTCTGGTGGCGGTAAGAAACCGTGGCGTCAGAAAGGCACCGGCCGGGCACGCCAAGGTTCAATCCGCGCACCCCAGTGGACTGGTGGCGGTGTGGTTCACGGACCGCAGCCGCGCTCCTACGCGCAACGTACCCCTAAGAAAATGAAGCTCGGGGCTCTGTACAGTGCGCTTTCTAACCGGGCGGACGCAGACCGTATCCTCGTGGTCACCGGTTTCATTGCGGAAGACAAAATTTCAACGAAGGAAGCGCGCGTAGCGGTAGATCGCCTCACGGCGGGGGAACGCACGCTGTACGTAACGTTCCGTGGCGACGACAACAACATTTTGTCGGTACGCAACCTTCCTAACGTACACATTTTGTACGTAGACCAGTTAAACACGCTGGACGTAATGAACTCCGAGTACGTTGTCTTCCACAAGACCGCGCTCGAGCAGTTCCTTGCAGCTAAGGAGGGCAACAAGTGA
- the rplW gene encoding 50S ribosomal protein L23, with the protein MSLELAKNPRDIIIAPVITEKSSGLMDLGKYTFLVDPRSNKTEIRLAIEKIFNVKVSHVATQNRQGKAYRTRDGIGRRKNTKRAIVTLREGTIDIFGDLA; encoded by the coding sequence GTGAGCCTGGAACTAGCGAAAAACCCTCGCGACATCATCATCGCGCCGGTCATTACCGAAAAGTCTTCGGGCCTAATGGATCTGGGGAAGTACACCTTCCTCGTTGACCCGCGGTCGAACAAGACTGAAATCCGCCTCGCGATTGAAAAGATCTTCAACGTAAAGGTCTCGCACGTCGCGACGCAAAACCGACAGGGCAAAGCCTATCGCACGCGCGACGGGATCGGCCGCCGAAAGAACACGAAACGCGCCATTGTCACACTGCGTGAAGGCACGATCGACATCTTCGGTGACCTCGCCTGA